In Natronococcus sp. AD-5, the genomic window AGCGCCATCTCGCGGTCGCGCTTGAGCGCGAACTCGAGCGCGTCGGGCAGCGGGAACTTCGGTCCGTCGCCCCAGCCGCCGGTGACCTCGTCGTAGGTCTCGGTGAGCTGGCCGAGCATCGCCGCCTCGACGTCGCTCGAGAGGTCGCCGGCCGGCGGCTCGTCCTCCCGGAGTGCCCGGGGGACGCGAGCGGCGCCGCCGCCGTTCGTCTGCCACATCGTTCGGACGCTGTCGAGCACCTGGCGCATCCCGTCCGGGCCGAGGTAGCCGGCGCCGGTCAGGACGTTCCCGTCCGGAGCGAGAAAGACCGTCGTCGGGAAGCCGCCCATGTTGTATCGATCGCGCACGCGCGGATGACGGTCGACGTCGACCCGGACCGGGACGAAGCCGTCGTTGACGTGCGCCGCGATCCGCGGCTCCGCGTAGGTCTCCGCATCCATCTCGTGACAGTGATCGCACCACGTCGCGGTGAGCGAACACAGGACCGGGACGTCGGCCGCTTCGGCCTCGTCGAAGGCGTCCTGGCCCCACTCGCGCCACTCGACGCGCGTTGAATCGTCCATACCGGATCGTCGGTCGTCCGTGGCGTAAGGGCTTCGTTCGGTCTCGAGGCGCCTCGCGGATCGGCCGGCTTCACTCCGAAGCTACGCGTCGCGCAACGAGTGTAAAGGGTTTTCACCCGTGGACGGCTATATTGCGGTATGCTCCGGTGGATCCTTGCGCTATTGCTGATTCCGTTTCTCGATGCGGTGCTCCTCGGGTTCGTCGCGACCGCCTACACCGGCTGGACGCTGATGGTCCTGCTGGTCGTGCTGACGGGACTCGTCGGCATGCTGCTCGTGCGAGCCGAGGGCCGGCGGACGATCCGAAAGATGCAGCGGTCGCTCGCCGAGGGGAAACCGCCGACCGACGAGTTGCTCGACGGCGGGTTCCTGATCGCCTCCGGAGCGTTTCTGCTCACGCCGGGTCTGGTCACGGATCTGCTCGGCTTCCTGCTGGTCGTTCCGCTAACCCGGATTCCGATCCGGGCCGCGCTCAAACGCTACGTGATCGTCCCGTACGCGGACAAGAAGACCGGCGGTTTCGCCAGCGGCAACGTCTGGACGTTCGGCTTCCCCGACGAGGAAACCGCCCAGGAGACCGGACAGGCACGCTGGTCCGACGGCGGGACGTACGACCTCGGCGACGACGACTACTCCGTCGACTCGAACGACGAAGACTCGTACACGATCGAGTTCGGCGACGAGGAGGAAGACTCGAGCGAGGACGACGCCGACGACCCCTTTGCTCGGTAGCGATTCGCACGGGTCGGAAAGAAAGAAACGCTTAAACATACAACCGCACAACTGACTGATGCGGACGCGGGCCAATAGCTCAATCAGGTTGAGCGCCACTCTGATAAGGTGGAGGCTCTCGGTTCAAATCCGAGTTGGCCCACTCAGCTTCTGCACGCTTCTTAGACACCCGGAAACGCTAGGTTTAGCGTTCAAAAGTTCCGTTCACGGCGATCGAGGAAATCGGTGCCCCCTCGGTTTCGCCGTTTAGTTGATTCAGGTTTGAACGCGGGTCGCCTCAGTAGAATTAAAACCATCCAATTTAGCCCAACCGTCCACTATTGATTTGCACTTTTTACATACCATCACTTTCTCCTCGCCGAGATCTAAAGATAGCTTAAAAGCTGAAAAGGCAACCGCCGATTTATATGATACTTCTGTCAGGAAGTCTGGAGGGTGGTCACAGATGGTAACCAATTCGTCAGGGATTATTATTTCCTGTCCAGCACGCAATTTCTTTAGTTTGAGCGCTCGATCATCAGGTTCTATTTCCTTGTGATCTTCGTACTGATCATAAGGTGTATAGAAACAAGGATATTCAGGATCCTCTAAAGGAAGCTCTGAGGCTCTAGTAACCCACTGATATGCAGTGACAGTATAAGGTGCAGATCGGTACTCAAACCGCTTCCTAGCATTTGGATGTGATTCGATACTATCATTCAATCTAGCTTCAGCTTGCTCAAATTCTCCATCTGTACCCTCGACAGAATGTATGGTTCCTGGAATGGCTCGAATATATTCAGGGTCTGGCACGACGAGTAGGATTTTGTCACCCTCGTCAGGTACACTTGGTTCCCCACCGCTGAATAACATCATTTTGTAGACGTTTGTTTTCTCGTATAAGAATCAACTTGGTTGACTCGCTTCAGCGCCAAGTGATTCACCGGTTCCGATGATCGGGCTGTGTATTCCGTCTTTTGTACCAACGGTCGAATAGCGTACTTCGAAGTACGATACTCTGGAGTATGATTA contains:
- a CDS encoding FxsA family protein, yielding MLRWILALLLIPFLDAVLLGFVATAYTGWTLMVLLVVLTGLVGMLLVRAEGRRTIRKMQRSLAEGKPPTDELLDGGFLIASGAFLLTPGLVTDLLGFLLVVPLTRIPIRAALKRYVIVPYADKKTGGFASGNVWTFGFPDEETAQETGQARWSDGGTYDLGDDDYSVDSNDEDSYTIEFGDEEEDSSEDDADDPFAR